A genome region from Tolypothrix sp. PCC 7712 includes the following:
- a CDS encoding response regulator, protein MYPSNRFLNNNLSVLQGLQVLIVDDNVDFCDLMMLLLQLYGVEVKQAFSVPQALEIFEQWQPYIVMSDIGLPKEDGYSLIQKMKSKAKELGQVVLGIAVTGYADEKMRQRALSAGFDLCFTKPLDIDEFVVMLACLAICQQSSGAIAQRILGHVLRHSDLSLEQQLEPSVSS, encoded by the coding sequence ATGTATCCAAGTAATAGATTTCTTAATAATAATCTTTCAGTCCTCCAAGGGCTACAAGTACTCATCGTAGACGATAATGTCGATTTCTGCGATTTGATGATGCTCCTGCTGCAACTCTATGGTGTTGAGGTAAAACAAGCGTTTTCAGTCCCGCAAGCTCTGGAGATATTTGAGCAATGGCAACCTTATATAGTCATGAGTGACATTGGATTGCCGAAGGAAGATGGCTATTCCCTGATTCAAAAAATGAAAAGCAAAGCGAAAGAGTTAGGGCAAGTGGTGTTAGGGATTGCTGTGACAGGCTACGCCGATGAAAAGATGCGTCAACGTGCTTTGTCTGCTGGGTTTGACCTATGCTTTACCAAACCCCTAGATATTGATGAGTTTGTGGTTATGCTTGCCTGTTTAGCTATTTGCCAACAGTCTTCAGGTGCGATCGCCCAACGAATTTTGGGTCATGTTCTTAGACATAGTGATTTAAGTCTTGAACAGCAGTTAGAACCATCAGTTTCAAGTTAG
- a CDS encoding orange carotenoid-binding protein translates to MPFTIKSARSIFPETQVANAIPATVESCNQLSAEDQLALLWFVYTEMGVTITPAAMGAANMVFAEKTLTQIKQMPAIEQTQVMCDLVNHSDTPICRTYSSFGTNVKLGFWYQLGEWMKQGIVAPIPENYELSAQASDVLQAIRQLEGGQQLTVLQNIVVNMGYAPTVSTQKVKEPVVPPKDIAPRAKVSIEGITNLTVLSYVENMNAFDFQEAVALFAEDGALQPPFQEPIVGRENILAYMREECYGLKLIPERGVSEPAEGEFTQIQVTGKVQTPWFGDSVGINLAWRFLLNPQGKIFFVAIDVVASPQELLNMGFSQ, encoded by the coding sequence ATGCCGTTTACTATCAAGTCTGCACGCTCCATTTTTCCTGAAACTCAAGTTGCTAATGCAATTCCAGCTACGGTTGAATCATGCAACCAACTCAGTGCTGAGGATCAGTTGGCTTTACTTTGGTTTGTCTATACTGAAATGGGAGTTACAATCACTCCTGCTGCTATGGGAGCAGCCAATATGGTCTTTGCAGAAAAAACCCTGACTCAAATTAAGCAGATGCCTGCAATAGAACAAACGCAAGTTATGTGCGATCTAGTTAATCATAGTGATACTCCCATCTGCCGTACATATTCATCTTTCGGCACGAATGTTAAGTTGGGCTTCTGGTATCAGTTAGGCGAATGGATGAAACAAGGAATCGTTGCTCCCATTCCAGAAAATTATGAACTATCTGCACAGGCATCTGATGTTCTCCAAGCTATCCGTCAACTTGAAGGGGGTCAACAACTCACCGTATTACAAAATATTGTTGTCAATATGGGGTATGCCCCAACGGTTAGCACCCAAAAAGTCAAAGAACCTGTGGTTCCACCTAAAGATATCGCACCCAGAGCTAAGGTCAGCATTGAGGGCATCACCAACTTGACAGTCCTAAGCTATGTGGAGAATATGAACGCCTTTGACTTCCAAGAGGCTGTAGCTTTATTTGCTGAAGATGGTGCCCTGCAACCCCCTTTCCAAGAACCGATTGTGGGTAGGGAGAACATCCTCGCCTATATGCGCGAAGAATGCTACGGACTCAAGCTCATACCAGAGCGAGGGGTATCTGAACCAGCAGAAGGAGAATTCACCCAAATTCAAGTGACGGGTAAGGTGCAAACTCCCTGGTTTGGTGACAGTGTTGGCATAAATCTAGCATGGCGGTTCTTGCTCAATCCGCAAGGCAAGATTTTCTTTGTGGCAATTGATGTGGTGGCATCTCCCCAGGAACTACTTAACATGGGCTTTAGCCAGTAG
- the psb34 gene encoding photosystem II assembly protein Psb34: MTADSFLMETEVYICEPLEMHFNKQGDLKAGKKPNKAISYAGRNAIAHLASDGSELIPAEVQARTHRQGSQLLNLPLATGYTVDDEGMLNNYTIQPAMSLAEYPSTKQQQRYIFQGAVAIVFVALTLLTAFAVS; encoded by the coding sequence ATGACTGCTGACAGCTTCTTGATGGAAACGGAGGTTTACATCTGCGAGCCATTAGAAATGCATTTCAATAAACAAGGAGATTTAAAAGCAGGAAAGAAACCAAACAAAGCGATCAGCTATGCTGGGCGGAACGCCATCGCACATCTTGCTAGTGATGGCAGTGAACTGATCCCCGCTGAAGTTCAAGCGCGTACACACAGACAAGGCAGTCAATTACTGAATTTACCCCTCGCAACTGGCTATACAGTAGATGATGAGGGAATGCTCAATAACTATACAATTCAGCCTGCTATGTCCTTGGCAGAGTATCCCTCAACCAAACAGCAACAGCGCTACATCTTTCAGGGGGCAGTAGCTATCGTGTTTGTTGCTCTGACGCTGCTAACTGCATTCGCTGTCAGCTAG
- a CDS encoding helicase-related protein, with product MTDILNPIPGSIITCRNRQWVVLPSENQEIIRLRPLSGNEDEIAGIFQPLLSQFLEKIESATFPLPQATSVQDHAAALLLMDAARLLLRSGAGPFRCLGRLSLRPRPYQLVPLLMALKLETVKLLIADDVGIGKTVEAGLIARELLDRGEVKRIAVLCPPHLCEQWQQELREKFHIDAVVVRSGTASKLERNIPNNESVFSYYRHLIVSLDYAKAERRRASFITHCPDLVIVDEAHTCARPNKNTTSQQQRHQLITEIAQKQEQHLLLLTATPHSGIEESFLSLLGLLKPEFEHFTLSNLNEKQRDRLANHFVQRRRADVKLWLGNETPFPERNSEETPYKLSKEYKQLFDEVYDFARGLVKTTTADMSHAQRRGRYWSALALIRCVMSSPAAAIATLNRQVGKSSERDRNSLVADLDEDLMSSYVHDPTEQEQAVDASPTVVIEQGQQSYKDTDKRKLKAFVQAAEKLRGEKDQKLQSCITTVDSLLKEEMNPIVWCRYIATANYVADALRQKLEKKGSQIRVIAITGELSEDERETRLEELKSYPQRVLVATDCLSEGVNLQTHFSAVIHYDLPWNPNRLEQREGRIDRYGQTASQVKACLLYGQDNPVDGAVLDVLIRKAVQIHKSLGITVPVPMESTTVAEAVFKSLFERAAEVIQLSLFDFQEESAVDKVHKNWDNAVEREKINRTRFAQRAIKPEQVEQELIDSDQILGNEQDVERFVLSACDRISCSLIKKKQGWLLPQPPDFLKSTLGDKSRLLTFTTPAPEGVEYVGRNHPLVEGLARYILEDALSHNTEPIAARCGFTTTNAVQKRTTLLLVRLRHLLDSSKRSTETRNTTSLLAEECAVIGFTGSPSSPNWLSQLSATSLLQQAKPVSDVGKAIKQVEIADLLERLEELQPDLEKFAGERAEELLQSHKRVRDITKEGRIRVTPQLPMDVLGVFILQPGRK from the coding sequence ATGACGGACATATTGAACCCTATACCTGGTTCTATAATTACCTGTCGCAATCGACAATGGGTGGTGCTACCTTCGGAAAATCAGGAAATTATCCGCTTGCGTCCCCTCTCAGGAAATGAGGACGAAATCGCTGGAATTTTTCAGCCTTTGCTCTCACAATTCCTAGAAAAGATTGAATCAGCAACATTTCCCCTACCTCAAGCTACTAGCGTACAAGATCATGCAGCTGCACTCTTACTCATGGATGCTGCACGTCTTTTACTCCGTAGCGGTGCGGGGCCTTTTCGCTGTTTAGGACGGTTATCACTGCGTCCCCGTCCTTATCAGTTAGTTCCTCTGTTGATGGCGCTGAAGTTAGAGACTGTAAAACTGCTCATTGCTGATGATGTGGGCATTGGCAAAACTGTCGAGGCTGGATTAATTGCGCGTGAGCTTTTAGATAGAGGTGAAGTCAAACGAATCGCAGTGCTGTGTCCACCACACTTGTGTGAACAGTGGCAGCAGGAATTACGCGAAAAGTTTCATATTGATGCTGTGGTAGTACGTTCTGGCACAGCTTCTAAGTTAGAGCGGAACATACCAAATAATGAGAGTGTTTTTAGTTATTATCGACACCTGATAGTTAGCTTGGACTATGCCAAAGCAGAGCGTCGGCGTGCTAGTTTTATTACTCACTGTCCAGACTTGGTGATTGTGGATGAGGCTCACACTTGTGCCCGTCCAAATAAAAATACTACATCGCAGCAGCAACGACACCAGCTAATTACAGAAATTGCCCAAAAGCAAGAACAACATTTACTCTTACTTACAGCTACTCCTCACAGTGGAATTGAAGAGTCTTTTCTGTCGCTTCTAGGTTTGCTGAAGCCAGAATTTGAGCATTTTACTTTAAGTAATTTGAATGAGAAGCAACGCGATCGCCTAGCCAATCATTTTGTGCAGCGCCGACGGGCAGATGTCAAGCTTTGGTTAGGGAACGAAACGCCTTTTCCTGAAAGAAACTCAGAAGAAACGCCATACAAGTTATCGAAAGAATATAAACAGCTATTTGATGAAGTCTATGACTTTGCCCGTGGTTTGGTGAAAACTACTACGGCGGACATGAGTCATGCTCAACGTCGGGGGAGATATTGGTCGGCGCTGGCGTTGATTCGTTGTGTGATGTCTTCGCCTGCGGCGGCGATCGCTACATTAAATCGTCAAGTTGGTAAATCTAGTGAACGCGATCGCAATTCGTTAGTCGCTGATTTAGACGAAGACTTGATGAGTTCTTATGTTCACGATCCCACAGAACAAGAACAAGCAGTTGACGCATCACCCACTGTGGTAATTGAACAAGGACAGCAAAGTTATAAGGACACAGATAAACGCAAGCTAAAAGCTTTTGTGCAAGCAGCAGAGAAGTTGCGGGGTGAAAAAGACCAAAAGCTACAATCATGCATTACTACAGTCGATTCTCTGCTCAAAGAAGAGATGAACCCGATTGTCTGGTGTCGCTACATTGCTACGGCAAATTATGTAGCTGATGCTCTCAGGCAGAAATTAGAGAAAAAAGGAAGCCAAATTCGGGTAATCGCTATTACTGGGGAACTTTCAGAGGATGAGCGGGAAACTCGACTAGAAGAGTTAAAATCTTATCCCCAACGAGTGCTAGTAGCTACAGACTGTTTGAGTGAAGGGGTAAACCTGCAAACACACTTCAGTGCTGTAATTCACTACGATTTACCCTGGAATCCTAATCGCTTAGAGCAACGGGAAGGACGTATAGACCGCTACGGTCAAACTGCCAGTCAGGTAAAAGCCTGCTTGCTTTATGGTCAGGATAATCCTGTTGATGGTGCGGTTCTGGATGTTCTAATTCGCAAAGCTGTTCAGATTCACAAATCTTTGGGGATTACTGTTCCTGTGCCAATGGAAAGTACGACTGTAGCGGAGGCTGTTTTTAAATCTCTGTTTGAACGTGCTGCTGAAGTTATCCAGTTATCTCTGTTTGATTTTCAGGAAGAATCAGCAGTTGATAAAGTTCATAAGAATTGGGACAACGCAGTTGAACGGGAGAAAATTAATCGGACTCGCTTTGCTCAACGTGCGATTAAGCCTGAGCAAGTAGAACAGGAATTAATTGACTCTGACCAGATTTTAGGGAATGAGCAGGATGTAGAGCGTTTTGTCTTATCGGCGTGCGATCGCATCTCTTGTTCTTTAATTAAGAAAAAGCAGGGATGGTTACTTCCCCAACCACCAGATTTTCTCAAGTCAACGTTAGGGGATAAGTCGCGCTTACTCACTTTTACCACCCCAGCACCAGAAGGTGTGGAATATGTGGGGCGGAATCATCCCTTGGTGGAAGGTTTAGCGCGGTACATCCTAGAAGATGCGCTTTCTCATAATACAGAACCAATTGCAGCACGATGCGGCTTTACTACAACTAATGCTGTACAAAAGCGGACGACTTTACTGTTAGTAAGGCTACGGCATTTGTTAGACAGTTCTAAACGCAGTACAGAAACGCGAAATACTACATCTCTACTAGCGGAAGAATGCGCCGTTATCGGCTTTACAGGTTCGCCTTCTAGTCCTAACTGGTTGTCGCAGTTGTCAGCAACATCATTACTGCAACAAGCCAAGCCAGTCAGCGATGTTGGTAAAGCTATCAAGCAGGTGGAAATTGCTGACTTACTTGAAAGGTTAGAAGAACTCCAGCCAGATTTGGAAAAGTTTGCAGGGGAAAGGGCGGAAGAACTTTTACAAAGCCATAAGCGAGTGAGAGACATTACCAAAGAAGGACGAATCCGCGTCACTCCCCAATTGCCGATGGATGTTCTCGGCGTTTTTATCCTCCAACCTGGACGTAAGTAA
- a CDS encoding Eco57I restriction-modification methylase domain-containing protein, whose amino-acid sequence MKTTLTALQIEGNLLAPDMTAQMLEGSIKGQSPEDFGFNKTDKLADEIATAWGDAKAYWAAFQRALARLDENNTATSITRELWAVPLLQSLGYDPVYTATAEVVEGQTYAISHRAEEGENKPPIHIIGCRLEVDKRPPSGTPRLSAHALVQEYLNKTEHLWAIATNGFRWRLLRDSSLMTRLTYIEFDLEQILNGENFAEFGLFYRLFHRSRLPEAVDDADKCLLEYYHQEALQQGGRVRDKLRDGVEKALVQLGNGFIQHPQNEHLRQKLGIIPHYETEITSYEFYRQLLRLIYRLLFLMVAESRNLLLIGDDVEKARIYREYYSIERLRELAERPHWRREGFQDLWQGLRVTFLLFDENWRGEVLGLSPLNGDLFGSNTLSALDDCAIDNYDLLLAIRQLSLYQDKVQLRRVNYEYLDVEELGSVYESLLDFHPQVIHSQGRYEFALVFGSERKITGSYYTPPQLVQQLIKTALVPVIEEKLRSTKDKLRNSENNQELEKALLDLKVCDPACGSGHFLLAAARCIGKELAKVRTGEVEPGSEPLKLAIRDVIQNCIYGVDLNPLAVDLCKVALWIEGFPGKLPLTFLDHRIKCGNSLVGVLDINCLKEGIPDEAYKAVTGDDKKLATQLKKRNKKERETDNQGQLSLFGGLEPERTHYAETVRELGHIAELTPQQVREKQTRYQQTRKESGWWRDYSACNLWTAAFFTALTEENLQLLPTTAALTQLLHGNLSTQKIVDAANKLAEKKHFFHWCLEFPEVFEQDGFDCVLGNPPWERIKLQEKEFFASQSAEIANAINKAAREKLIKELPKNNPELAQAFDEAKHDAEAQSKFIRESGRFPLTAVGDINTYTVFAETIRRLISNYGRLGVIVPTAIATSDTTKNFFNDLISNHSLVQLIGFINEKSIFTSVLHNFRFCILSITGLGSKTEKPEFIFECQTFQEIDKIERHFTLHIDDLKLLNPNTLTCPVFRTSDDTELTKKIYQRVPVLENEQTSSNPWVISFMRMFDMTNDGEVFAKQSLPDYVRLFEGKMIDIFEHRSASSVTNAKNLIRSGQPIATTLEQYIDPNYLPTPQYWVSKKEVLSRLPHKSPKWFIGFKSVTSPINERTFVATILPFSGVGNSIPLILADFPNARLACCLLANLNSLVFDFVVKQKIGGVNLNFFIVKQLPVLPPKAYTQENIEFISTRVLELVYTAWDMQPFANDMGYDGEPFIWNNNRRALLRAELDAYYAKLYGLTRDELRYILDPADVYGEDFPSETFRVLKNNEIKKFGEYRTQRLVLEAWDTMFK is encoded by the coding sequence ATGAAAACTACATTAACTGCGCTTCAAATTGAAGGAAATTTACTGGCTCCAGATATGACTGCCCAAATGCTAGAAGGCAGTATCAAAGGACAATCGCCAGAGGATTTTGGTTTTAATAAAACTGATAAATTAGCAGATGAAATTGCTACAGCTTGGGGCGATGCTAAAGCATATTGGGCAGCATTTCAACGGGCATTGGCTAGATTAGATGAGAATAACACCGCTACAAGTATTACTCGTGAACTTTGGGCAGTGCCATTACTACAGAGTCTAGGCTATGACCCTGTATATACTGCAACAGCCGAAGTGGTGGAAGGACAAACCTATGCGATTTCCCATCGTGCGGAAGAGGGAGAAAATAAACCACCTATCCACATTATTGGTTGTCGGCTAGAAGTTGATAAACGTCCGCCCAGTGGCACACCCAGGCTATCAGCACACGCACTGGTGCAGGAGTATCTTAACAAGACAGAGCATTTGTGGGCGATCGCAACTAATGGTTTTCGTTGGCGGTTGCTACGTGATTCTTCGTTGATGACTCGTCTTACTTATATCGAATTTGACTTAGAGCAAATTCTCAACGGTGAAAACTTTGCTGAGTTTGGCTTATTTTATAGGCTGTTCCACCGTTCCCGCTTGCCTGAAGCTGTGGATGATGCAGATAAGTGTTTGCTGGAATATTACCATCAAGAAGCACTGCAACAAGGTGGACGAGTACGCGACAAACTTCGTGATGGGGTTGAAAAAGCTTTAGTTCAGCTAGGTAACGGCTTTATTCAACATCCGCAAAACGAACACCTGCGCCAAAAGTTAGGAATTATCCCCCATTACGAAACAGAAATTACAAGTTACGAATTTTACCGCCAATTGTTGCGGCTAATTTATCGCTTACTGTTTTTAATGGTGGCAGAATCTCGCAATTTATTATTAATTGGGGATGATGTAGAAAAAGCAAGAATCTACCGAGAATATTACAGCATTGAGCGACTGCGAGAGTTAGCTGAACGTCCTCATTGGCGGCGGGAAGGTTTTCAAGATTTATGGCAGGGTTTGCGGGTAACTTTTTTACTATTTGATGAAAACTGGCGCGGGGAAGTACTAGGTTTGTCTCCTCTGAATGGCGATTTATTTGGTTCTAATACTCTGTCAGCTTTAGATGATTGTGCAATTGATAATTATGATTTACTTTTAGCAATTCGCCAGTTATCGCTGTATCAAGACAAGGTACAACTACGGCGGGTGAATTATGAATATTTAGATGTCGAAGAATTAGGAAGCGTTTATGAGAGTTTGTTAGATTTTCATCCCCAGGTAATACATAGTCAGGGGAGATATGAATTTGCTTTGGTTTTTGGTAGTGAAAGGAAAATTACTGGTTCTTACTATACCCCGCCACAACTTGTACAACAACTCATCAAAACTGCACTTGTACCAGTAATTGAAGAAAAACTTCGCAGTACAAAAGATAAACTTCGCAATTCAGAAAATAATCAAGAATTAGAAAAAGCACTTTTGGATTTAAAAGTTTGCGATCCGGCTTGCGGTTCGGGACATTTTCTTTTAGCAGCAGCAAGATGTATTGGGAAAGAATTAGCCAAAGTTCGTACTGGCGAAGTAGAACCGGGAAGTGAACCTTTAAAATTAGCGATTAGAGATGTTATTCAAAATTGCATTTATGGGGTGGATTTAAACCCGTTAGCTGTGGATTTGTGCAAGGTGGCGTTATGGATTGAAGGCTTTCCTGGTAAGTTACCCCTTACCTTTTTAGATCACAGAATTAAATGTGGTAATTCCCTAGTGGGAGTGTTGGATATTAATTGTTTGAAAGAAGGAATACCTGATGAAGCGTATAAAGCTGTGACTGGAGATGATAAGAAGTTAGCCACACAGCTTAAGAAGCGTAATAAGAAAGAACGAGAGACAGATAATCAGGGACAGTTATCACTGTTTGGAGGTTTAGAACCTGAACGTACACATTACGCAGAAACTGTGCGGGAGTTAGGACATATTGCTGAACTCACACCACAACAAGTAAGAGAAAAGCAAACACGTTATCAGCAAACTCGTAAAGAGTCGGGATGGTGGCGAGATTATTCGGCGTGTAATTTGTGGACTGCGGCATTTTTTACAGCATTGACGGAAGAGAATTTGCAGTTATTACCAACAACGGCAGCGTTAACTCAGCTTTTACATGGTAATTTGTCAACGCAAAAGATAGTAGACGCAGCAAATAAGTTAGCTGAAAAAAAGCACTTTTTTCACTGGTGTTTAGAGTTTCCTGAAGTATTTGAACAAGATGGTTTTGATTGTGTTTTAGGAAATCCACCTTGGGAAAGAATTAAGTTACAAGAAAAAGAGTTTTTTGCTTCTCAAAGTGCGGAAATTGCTAATGCTATAAATAAAGCAGCGCGAGAAAAATTGATTAAGGAATTACCAAAGAATAATCCTGAGTTAGCACAAGCTTTTGATGAGGCGAAACATGATGCTGAGGCGCAGAGTAAGTTTATCCGCGAATCGGGTAGATTTCCGTTAACTGCTGTGGGAGATATTAATACTTATACTGTGTTTGCAGAAACTATAAGAAGGTTGATTTCAAATTATGGAAGATTAGGGGTAATTGTTCCTACAGCAATAGCTACAAGTGATACAACTAAAAATTTCTTCAATGACTTAATTAGTAACCATAGCCTTGTACAGCTTATAGGTTTTATCAATGAGAAATCAATTTTTACATCAGTTCTACATAATTTCAGATTTTGTATTCTTTCAATTACAGGACTAGGCAGCAAAACTGAAAAGCCAGAATTTATCTTTGAATGTCAAACTTTTCAAGAAATAGATAAAATTGAAAGACATTTCACACTACATATTGATGATTTAAAACTTTTAAACCCTAACACGCTCACTTGTCCAGTTTTTAGAACTAGTGATGATACGGAACTAACTAAGAAAATCTATCAGCGCGTACCTGTTTTGGAAAATGAGCAAACAAGTAGCAACCCCTGGGTTATTTCATTTATGCGTATGTTTGACATGACAAATGATGGTGAAGTATTTGCAAAACAATCACTTCCAGATTATGTACGACTATTTGAAGGTAAAATGATTGATATTTTTGAACATCGTTCTGCAAGTTCTGTAACGAATGCTAAGAATTTAATACGTTCTGGTCAACCAATTGCAACCACACTAGAACAATATATAGACCCCAATTATTTACCAACTCCGCAGTATTGGGTAAGTAAAAAGGAAGTATTGTCAAGATTACCACACAAGTCTCCTAAATGGTTTATTGGATTTAAAAGTGTTACTAGTCCAATTAATGAAAGAACATTTGTTGCTACAATTCTGCCATTTAGTGGGGTTGGTAATTCCATTCCTTTAATACTAGCTGATTTTCCCAATGCAAGATTAGCTTGTTGCTTACTTGCTAACTTAAATAGTCTAGTGTTCGACTTTGTAGTTAAGCAAAAAATTGGAGGAGTAAACCTCAATTTTTTCATAGTCAAACAACTTCCCGTCCTTCCTCCAAAAGCATACACTCAAGAAAACATTGAATTTATCAGTACTCGCGTACTCGAATTAGTCTACACCGCCTGGGATATGCAACCCTTCGCCAATGACATGGGCTACGACGGCGAACCCTTTATTTGGAATAACAACAGACGTGCATTATTAAGAGCAGAATTAGACGCATATTACGCCAAACTCTACGGACTCACCCGTGATGAACTGCGATATATTCTCGACCCTGCTGATGTCTACGGCGAAGACTTCCCCAGCGAAACATTCCGCGTTTTAAAGAACAACGAAATTAAGAAATTTGGCGAATACCGTACACAAAGATTAGTCCTAGAAGCTTGGGATACAATGTTTAAATAA
- a CDS encoding Rpn family recombination-promoting nuclease/putative transposase, translating into MKTDAIFYEIFKEFPNIFFEIIGKPDTNTNIYEFIAPEIKQKSFRLDGVFSPFAEFPNEALYFIEVQFYKDEEFYDRLFTSIFLYFTQYQPPNPDWFAIVIYDKRSNERTYPQRYRSLLEPHLRRFYLDELDDVPDDSLGIGIVRLVVESENKAGELAKTLINKAKEQLTDTLIQRKVLEFIETIVVYKFPNLSREEIEAMLNLNLLKETRVYQEAKAEGKEEGELETKLKMIPIFLELGLTIQQISERLELDVEEVRKVVQTM; encoded by the coding sequence ATGAAAACAGATGCAATTTTCTACGAAATATTTAAAGAATTTCCCAACATCTTTTTTGAAATCATTGGTAAACCAGATACTAACACCAATATATATGAGTTTATTGCACCAGAAATTAAACAAAAAAGCTTCCGATTAGATGGGGTATTTTCTCCATTTGCAGAATTCCCTAATGAAGCATTGTACTTTATCGAGGTTCAGTTTTACAAAGATGAAGAATTTTATGATCGACTATTCACCAGTATATTCCTTTACTTCACCCAATATCAGCCCCCTAACCCTGATTGGTTCGCAATAGTTATCTATGACAAGCGCAGCAATGAACGTACCTATCCCCAACGTTATCGTTCTTTATTAGAACCACATCTACGCCGCTTTTACCTAGATGAACTTGACGATGTACCAGACGATTCTCTGGGAATAGGAATTGTCCGCTTAGTTGTAGAAAGTGAAAATAAAGCCGGAGAATTAGCCAAAACCCTAATTAATAAAGCTAAAGAACAATTAACAGACACTCTCATCCAAAGAAAAGTTTTAGAATTTATAGAGACAATCGTAGTCTACAAGTTTCCTAATTTAAGCCGCGAGGAGATAGAAGCCATGCTGAATTTAAACTTGCTGAAAGAAACTAGAGTTTATCAAGAAGCCAAAGCAGAAGGTAAGGAAGAAGGTGAACTGGAAACAAAATTGAAAATGATCCCAATCTTCCTAGAACTAGGTTTAACTATTCAACAAATTTCTGAACGTTTAGAACTAGACGTAGAAGAAGTAAGAAAAGTTGTACAAACGATGTAA